A stretch of the Gossypium hirsutum isolate 1008001.06 chromosome D07, Gossypium_hirsutum_v2.1, whole genome shotgun sequence genome encodes the following:
- the LOC107926379 gene encoding lysine histidine transporter 1, with protein sequence MGTQQPPPFDYNGDNMNNNNTLDEKSAKQKAIDDWLPINSSRSRKWWFSAFHNVTAMVGAGVLSLPYALSELGWGPGVFILVFSWIITLYTLWQMVEMHEMVPGKRFDRYHELGQYAFGEKLGLYIVVPQQLIVEVSLCIVYMVTGGQSLKKFHDTVCSSCKSIKLAYFIMIFATAEFVLSHLPNFDSISGVSLAAAVMSISYSTIAWSASLAKGVQEDVQYGYKATTTPGTVFGFLSGLGDVAFAYSGHNVVLEIQATIQSTPERPSKGPMWKGVVVAYIIIALCYFPVALIGYWMFGNSVKDNILISLEKPAWLIAMANMFVVVHVIGSYQVYAMPVFDMMETLLVKKLEFNPTRTLRFIVRNTYVAFTMFIGITFPFFGGLLGFFGGLAYAPTTYYLPCVIWLIVMKPRRYSLSWWINWFCIVIGVLLMVLAPIGGMRQIIIQAKDYKFYS encoded by the exons ATGGGAACTCAACAACCTCCTCCTTTTGACTACAATGGtgataacatgaacaacaacaaCACT TTGGATGAAAAATCAGCAAAGCAAAAAGCAATTGATGATTGGTTACCAATTAACTCATCAAGAAGTAGAAAATGGTGGTTTTCAGCTTTCCACAATGTTACTGCCATGGTTGGAGCTGGTGTACTTAGTCTTCCCTATGCCTTGTCTGAACTCGGATG GGGACCTGGTGTGTTTATCCTAGTGTTTTCATGGATCATTACCTTGTATACACTATGGCAAATGGTTGAAATGCACGAGATGGTTCCGGGAAAACGTTTCGATCGATATCATGAACTAGGACAGTACGCATtcggtgaaaaactcggtctttATATCGTTGTGCCACAACAGCTTATTGTGGAAGTTAGTCTCTGTATCGTTTATATGGTTACCGGTGGACaatcgttgaagaagttccatGATACTGTCTGTAGTAGCTGCAAATCGATAAAATTAGCTTATTTCATCATGATTTTTGCCACTGCTGAATTTGTTCTGTCTCACCTTCCAAATTTCGACTCGATTTCGGGCGTCTCGTTGGCGGCTGCGGTCATGTCTATAAG TTATTCTACGATTGCATGGAGTGCTTCATTAGCTAAGGGTGTTCAAGAAGACGTGCAATACGGATACAAAGCGACAACTACGCCCGGAACCGTGTTTGGCTTCCTTAGCGGTTTGGGTGATGTAGCATTTGCTTATTCCGGTCACAATGTGGTTTTGGAAATTCAAGCTACAATCCAATCTACACCCGAGAGACCATCAAAAGGACCGATGTGGAAAGGTGTTGTTGTCGCGTATATAATCATTGCCTTGTGTTATTTCCCGGTCGCTTTAATCGGGTATTGGATGTTTGGCAATTCTGTAAAAGACAACATCCTCATTTCATTAGAGAAACCAGCATGGCTCATTGCAATGGCTAACATGTTTGTCGTTGTTCATGTTATCGGAAGCTACCAG GTCTACGCAATGCCGGTTTTCGACATGATGGAAACCCTACTAGTAAAGAAACTAGAATTCAACCCTACTCGAACACTTCGATTCATCGTTCGTAATACATATGTTG CATTCACTATGTTCATCGGGATTACATTTCCTTTCTTCGGCGGTCTTCTCGGGTTTTTCGGTGGACTCGCGTATGCACCAACAACATACTAT CTCCCCTGTGTCATATGGCTTATTGTTATGAAACCAAGAAGGTATAGCTTATCTTGGTGGATTAATTGG